In the genome of Dickeya fangzhongdai, one region contains:
- the fabV gene encoding enoyl-ACP reductase FabV, with product MVIKPRIKGFICITAHPAGCEANVKQQIDYVTANNPVANGPKKVLIIGASTGYGLAARITAAFGAGADTLGIAFERPGSESKPGTAGWYNTAAFEKFAHEKGLYAKSINGDAFSDEIKTLTIDTIKRDLGQVDLVIYSLAAPRRTHPKTGQVYSSVLKPIGADIRLPGIDTDKELVKEFALEAATAEEIENTVAVMGGEDWQMWIDALNEAGVLAHGAKTTAFTYLGADITHAIYWNGSIGAAKKDLDKKVLNIRETLADIGGDAYVSVLKAVVTQASSAIPIMPLYLSLLFKVMKEKGTHEGCIEQIYGLFSDSLYSASPIIDAEGRLRTDYKELATDIQAYVNQHWHNVTADNLYQVTDFAGYKEEFLRLFGFNIDGVDYAEDVNPNVLIPSLIEK from the coding sequence ATGGTTATCAAACCACGGATTAAAGGTTTCATCTGCATTACCGCCCATCCAGCTGGATGTGAAGCCAACGTCAAACAGCAAATCGATTATGTCACCGCCAATAATCCCGTCGCGAATGGCCCCAAAAAGGTGCTGATTATCGGCGCCTCTACCGGATATGGCCTGGCGGCGCGCATCACCGCCGCATTTGGCGCCGGTGCGGACACCCTCGGCATCGCATTTGAACGCCCGGGAAGCGAGAGTAAACCGGGAACCGCAGGGTGGTATAACACCGCTGCGTTTGAAAAGTTTGCTCACGAGAAAGGGCTTTATGCCAAAAGCATCAACGGCGATGCGTTTTCCGATGAGATAAAAACGTTAACCATCGACACCATTAAACGTGACCTCGGCCAGGTCGATTTGGTGATTTACAGCCTCGCCGCGCCCAGACGTACCCACCCCAAAACCGGTCAGGTCTATTCATCCGTGTTAAAACCGATCGGAGCCGACATTCGTTTACCGGGCATTGATACCGACAAAGAACTGGTGAAAGAATTCGCGCTCGAAGCGGCAACCGCGGAAGAGATCGAGAATACGGTAGCGGTGATGGGGGGCGAAGACTGGCAAATGTGGATAGATGCGCTCAACGAAGCCGGCGTATTGGCTCATGGCGCCAAAACAACGGCGTTTACTTATCTTGGCGCGGACATCACGCATGCCATCTACTGGAATGGTTCAATCGGCGCCGCTAAAAAAGACCTGGATAAAAAAGTATTAAATATCCGAGAAACCTTAGCTGATATCGGTGGGGATGCCTACGTATCCGTACTGAAGGCCGTCGTCACCCAGGCCAGCTCGGCGATCCCCATCATGCCGCTTTACTTGTCATTACTTTTCAAAGTGATGAAAGAAAAGGGAACGCATGAGGGATGCATCGAACAGATTTACGGGCTTTTCAGCGATTCGCTGTATAGCGCCTCCCCCATTATTGACGCCGAAGGCCGCCTGCGTACCGACTATAAAGAACTGGCCACGGACATTCAGGCTTACGTCAACCAACACTGGCACAATGTGACTGCCGATAATCTTTATCAGGTCACCGACTTTGCCGGTTATAAAGAGGAATTTCTGCGGCTGTTTGGTTTTAATATTGACGGGGTGGATTACGCTGAGGATGTCAATCCGAACGTCCTCATCCCCAGCCTGATTGAGAAATAA
- a CDS encoding DUF3750 domain-containing protein codes for MHYLKVVGFVFIGVLILSFGQSLAQATWGTERVSGKNIWASRRDSAGVAPDPAALRDTAIVQVYTAPTYGWRGLVAVHPWIIVKQAGETRYQRYEVIGWGGDDVIRRNYTVPDGFWFGSTPRLLVEHRGASAAEMIPKIEAAIKSYPWPHTYHAWPGPNSNTFMAHIGREVPELKLDLPANAIGKDFRALTHPVGLPPSGRGVQVSLLGVLGLTLGVEEGVEVNILGANLGVDFNPPALRLPFIGRLGYDNTKTHEG; via the coding sequence ATGCACTACCTCAAAGTCGTGGGCTTCGTTTTTATCGGCGTGTTGATCCTGTCGTTTGGACAAAGCCTGGCGCAGGCCACGTGGGGCACAGAACGAGTATCCGGAAAAAACATCTGGGCGTCGCGGCGCGATTCGGCCGGCGTGGCGCCGGATCCGGCGGCTTTACGCGATACCGCGATCGTACAGGTTTATACCGCGCCAACCTACGGCTGGCGCGGGCTGGTGGCGGTTCACCCCTGGATCATCGTCAAACAAGCCGGGGAAACCCGCTACCAGCGTTATGAGGTGATCGGCTGGGGCGGCGATGATGTGATCCGCCGTAACTATACCGTCCCTGACGGATTCTGGTTTGGTTCAACGCCGCGGTTGCTGGTTGAACACCGCGGGGCAAGCGCGGCAGAGATGATCCCGAAGATCGAGGCGGCGATCAAAAGTTACCCCTGGCCGCATACCTATCACGCCTGGCCCGGCCCCAACAGCAATACCTTTATGGCGCATATCGGCCGGGAAGTGCCGGAACTGAAGCTGGATCTGCCAGCCAACGCCATCGGTAAGGATTTTCGGGCGTTAACGCATCCGGTTGGGTTGCCGCCCTCGGGAAGAGGCGTGCAGGTGTCGTTGCTGGGCGTACTGGGCCTGACGCTGGGCGTGGAGGAGGGCGTTGAAGTCAACATTCTGGGGGCCAACCTGGGGGTGGATTTCAACCCGCCGGCGCTGCGTTTGCCGTTTATCGGCCGCCTGGGGTATGACAATACCAAAACGCACGAAGGGTGA
- a CDS encoding substrate binding domain-containing protein, producing the protein MAEPFDVAIRIGEQKDSNLIARQLASLPAYLYASPRYLAASGEPSHPHELGRHECLGFPKNGLWNLSHPATAENAEVTVSARFVLNNVGMIRRLAVFGQGIVLLPEEVVAEDVAMGQLQRILPQWQGAPVSVYALTETRLLPAKTQRFIEFLRERLGTGSAKKSR; encoded by the coding sequence GTGGCGGAGCCTTTTGACGTCGCCATTCGTATCGGAGAGCAAAAGGATTCGAACCTGATTGCTCGCCAGCTCGCGAGTCTGCCGGCTTACCTGTATGCCTCGCCCCGCTATCTGGCGGCGTCCGGCGAGCCGTCGCATCCGCATGAGCTCGGGCGGCATGAATGTCTGGGGTTTCCGAAAAATGGCCTGTGGAACTTGAGTCATCCCGCAACGGCGGAAAATGCCGAAGTGACGGTAAGCGCGAGGTTTGTGCTCAATAACGTCGGCATGATCCGGCGTCTCGCCGTATTTGGTCAGGGGATTGTGCTGTTGCCGGAGGAAGTGGTCGCCGAGGATGTGGCTATGGGACAACTGCAACGTATACTGCCGCAATGGCAGGGGGCGCCGGTATCCGTCTATGCGCTGACTGAAACACGGCTGTTGCCGGCGAAAACGCAGCGTTTCATTGAATTCCTGCGGGAGCGGCTGGGAACGGGCTCAGCCAAAAAATCCAGATAA
- a CDS encoding TetR/AcrR family transcriptional regulator, whose amino-acid sequence MQTDAANLHGVDTRANHGERRPKARHVLEAARKIFLTDGFSAATTDMIQREALVSKSTGYAHTKIKNPCLSPCCKHGDCRFLF is encoded by the coding sequence ATGCAAACCGATGCAGCCAATCTACATGGCGTTGATACACGGGCCAATCACGGCGAGCGTCGTCCTAAAGCGCGGCACGTTCTGGAAGCCGCGCGCAAAATATTCCTGACCGATGGTTTCAGCGCCGCCACGACAGACATGATTCAGCGCGAGGCGCTTGTTTCCAAATCAACCGGTTATGCCCATACCAAAATAAAGAACCCCTGTTTATCGCCATGCTGTAAGCATGGCGACTGTCGGTTTCTTTTTTAG
- a CDS encoding AraC family transcriptional regulator has product MVIVNRFAPVARSSYFIHRRFIIKSVCHPHDMRIPLTALIEGCTRWVPDEGEEVTGIPGLSFYRSLRPTVPHAGMYEANLSIVVQGRKQVVLGQEPYEYDASHFLINSLELPVVARVIEASPEQPYLSLLLNIDLVVVRQLMVDMNLPLALTHSPAKAIGLGATFFELLDAVLRLARLIDRPDDIPVLSGQIQREILYRLLISEQGPRLRQMAFADSHGFQIGQSIAWLKHHFREPFRIEQLASAAGMAVSTLHHHFRATVGMTPLQYQKHLRLQEARRLMLIEGADAGTAAIHVGYESQSQFTREYRRMFGNSPMQDIKSLRR; this is encoded by the coding sequence ATGGTGATCGTGAACCGATTCGCCCCTGTAGCCAGATCGTCTTATTTCATTCACAGGAGATTTATCATCAAGTCGGTATGCCATCCTCATGACATGCGTATTCCCCTGACGGCTCTGATTGAGGGATGTACCCGCTGGGTGCCGGACGAAGGGGAGGAGGTTACCGGAATTCCGGGGCTCAGTTTCTACCGGAGCCTGCGACCGACCGTGCCGCACGCCGGCATGTACGAAGCCAATCTTTCCATTGTGGTTCAGGGCCGCAAGCAAGTCGTGTTGGGTCAGGAGCCTTATGAGTACGATGCGTCCCACTTCCTGATTAACTCGCTTGAGCTTCCGGTGGTAGCCAGAGTGATTGAAGCCAGTCCGGAACAGCCCTATTTATCGTTGCTGCTGAATATTGATTTGGTCGTTGTGCGTCAGTTAATGGTGGATATGAACCTGCCGCTCGCGCTGACCCATTCTCCCGCGAAGGCAATAGGACTCGGCGCGACGTTTTTTGAACTGCTGGATGCGGTTTTACGGTTGGCGCGTCTTATCGATCGTCCGGACGATATTCCTGTGCTTTCCGGGCAGATTCAACGCGAGATCCTGTATCGGCTGTTAATTTCAGAACAAGGCCCGCGCCTTCGTCAGATGGCCTTTGCAGACAGTCATGGTTTCCAGATTGGGCAATCTATAGCCTGGCTCAAACACCATTTTCGGGAACCGTTTCGCATAGAACAACTGGCCTCGGCGGCGGGGATGGCCGTTTCTACATTGCACCACCATTTCCGTGCAACGGTCGGTATGACGCCTCTCCAGTATCAAAAACATCTTCGATTGCAGGAAGCACGGAGACTGATGCTGATTGAGGGAGCGGATGCCGGTACGGCGGCGATCCACGTGGGTTATGAAAGCCAGTCGCAATTTACGAGGGAGTACCGCCGTATGTTCGGCAATTCCCCCATGCAGGATATCAAGTCCCTGCGCCGATGA
- a CDS encoding AraC family transcriptional regulator: MKRATHFYVQPGWRLLMCDMGFNPDHVLRLAGLPADLLSRKEASITAAQYFQLWQALEDSAGAVALPLKVGQAISVEAFDPPIFASLCSPNLNVAMQRLSSFKRLVGPLILTVDVGPVQTSVTLECYGNEGQIPKSLALGELVFITQLVRLGTRHRVVPREVILPAIPERLDDYVDYFGVLPRKGAAIRVSFSHQDGVRPFLTENEPMWKHFEPGLRKRLSSLDAMATMRDRVKAMLLESLPAGEYSIEVVAKRLAMSRRSLQRQLSEESTSFTEVLNLTRQQLAQHYLGHLSISQGEIAFLLGFRDANSFIRAFKVWTGVTPGEYRYRVAADAVKTA; encoded by the coding sequence ATGAAACGCGCCACGCACTTTTACGTTCAGCCCGGCTGGCGATTGCTGATGTGCGATATGGGGTTCAATCCCGATCATGTGCTGCGCTTGGCCGGCCTTCCGGCGGACTTGCTTTCCCGTAAGGAGGCAAGCATCACCGCCGCACAATATTTTCAGTTGTGGCAAGCCCTTGAGGATTCGGCCGGGGCGGTTGCGTTGCCGCTCAAGGTTGGGCAGGCGATTTCCGTCGAAGCCTTCGATCCTCCGATTTTCGCGAGCCTGTGCAGCCCCAATCTCAATGTTGCCATGCAACGCCTCTCTTCGTTCAAGAGACTTGTCGGTCCTTTGATCCTGACGGTCGATGTCGGCCCCGTACAGACATCCGTAACACTGGAGTGCTACGGGAACGAGGGGCAGATTCCGAAAAGTCTGGCGCTCGGCGAGCTGGTCTTCATCACGCAATTGGTCAGGCTGGGCACGCGTCATCGGGTGGTTCCGCGAGAGGTGATTCTGCCGGCTATTCCTGAGCGCCTTGATGACTATGTCGATTATTTTGGTGTATTGCCGCGCAAAGGGGCGGCGATTCGCGTCTCTTTTTCGCATCAGGATGGCGTCCGGCCGTTTCTTACCGAGAACGAGCCGATGTGGAAGCATTTCGAACCCGGCTTACGCAAGCGGTTGTCGTCTCTGGATGCGATGGCGACGATGCGCGACCGCGTCAAGGCGATGCTGCTTGAAAGTTTGCCTGCCGGAGAGTACTCGATCGAAGTCGTGGCAAAACGTCTGGCGATGAGTCGGCGCTCGTTGCAGCGGCAACTGAGCGAAGAATCGACCAGCTTCACCGAAGTTCTGAACCTCACCCGCCAGCAACTGGCGCAACATTACCTCGGTCACCTTAGTATTTCGCAAGGCGAAATTGCCTTTCTGCTCGGGTTTCGGGATGCCAACTCGTTTATCCGAGCCTTCAAGGTGTGGACTGGCGTGACCCCAGGGGAGTACCGGTATCGCGTGGCCGCTGATGCGGTAAAGACAGCCTGA